A single genomic interval of Macadamia integrifolia cultivar HAES 741 chromosome 6, SCU_Mint_v3, whole genome shotgun sequence harbors:
- the LOC122082173 gene encoding probable aquaporin SIP2-1 isoform X1, with amino-acid sequence MACMRLILSDFILSFMWVWSGALIKFFVYNILGFGFETKGEILKASLSILSMLFFAWLCKISSGGSYNPLTVLSGAISGNFTGFLFTVGARIPAQVLGSISGVKYIIDTFPGIGHGPRLNVDIHRGALTEGLLTFAIVIISLGLARSNPSSFFIRAWVSSVSKLTLHILGSDLTGGCMNPASAMGWAYARGDHITKEHIFVYWLAPIEATLLGVWTFRLLVQSKKLKEEKKISKSVKSE; translated from the exons ATGGCTTGTATGCGGCTGATCTTGTCGGATTTTATCCTTTCCTTCATGTGGGTATGGTCAGGGGCTCTCATCAAGTTCTTTGTTTACAATATTCTAGGGTTCGGTTTTGAAACCAAAGGAGAAATCCTCAAGGCTTCTCTGTCAATCTTGAGTATGTTATTCTTTGCTTGGTTGTGTAAGATAAGCAGTGGTGGGTCTTACAATCCTCTCACCGTATTGTCGGGTGCTATTTCTGGGAATTTCACTGGATTTCTATTCACTGTTGGTGCAAGGATTCCTGCTCAG GTACTCGGATCTATTTCTGGGGTTAAGTATATCATTGATACCTTTCCTGGAATTGGACATGGTCCCCGCCTGAATGTTGACATCCATCGAGGTGCACTGACAGAAGGACTCCTAACTTTTGCAATTGTTATTATCTCACTTGGACTTGCTCGAAGCAACCCCAGCAGCTTTTTCATTAGAGCATGGGTCTCGAGTGTCTCCAAACTAACACTTCATATACTGGGTTCCGATCTGACAGGTGGATGCATGAACCCTGCCTCT GCCATGGGATGGGCTTATGCCCGTGGAGATCATATAACCAAAGAGCATATATTTGTATACTGGCTTGCACCAATTGAGGCAACTCTCTTAGGAGTGTGGACGTTCAGGTTGCTTGTTCAGTCCAAGAAGctcaaggaggagaagaagattagCAAGAGCGTCAAATCAGAGTGA
- the LOC122082173 gene encoding probable aquaporin SIP2-1 isoform X2, translating to MACMRLILSDFILSFMWVWSGALIKFFVYNILGFGFETKGEILKASLSILSMLFFAWLCKISSGGSYNPLTVLSGAISGNFTGFLFTVGARIPAQVLGSISGVKYIIDTFPGIGHGPRLNVDIHRGALTEGLLTFAIVIISLGLARSNPSSFFIRAWVSSVSKLTLHILGSDLTGHGMGLCPWRSYNQRAYICILACTN from the exons ATGGCTTGTATGCGGCTGATCTTGTCGGATTTTATCCTTTCCTTCATGTGGGTATGGTCAGGGGCTCTCATCAAGTTCTTTGTTTACAATATTCTAGGGTTCGGTTTTGAAACCAAAGGAGAAATCCTCAAGGCTTCTCTGTCAATCTTGAGTATGTTATTCTTTGCTTGGTTGTGTAAGATAAGCAGTGGTGGGTCTTACAATCCTCTCACCGTATTGTCGGGTGCTATTTCTGGGAATTTCACTGGATTTCTATTCACTGTTGGTGCAAGGATTCCTGCTCAG GTACTCGGATCTATTTCTGGGGTTAAGTATATCATTGATACCTTTCCTGGAATTGGACATGGTCCCCGCCTGAATGTTGACATCCATCGAGGTGCACTGACAGAAGGACTCCTAACTTTTGCAATTGTTATTATCTCACTTGGACTTGCTCGAAGCAACCCCAGCAGCTTTTTCATTAGAGCATGGGTCTCGAGTGTCTCCAAACTAACACTTCATATACTGGGTTCCGATCTGACAG GCCATGGGATGGGCTTATGCCCGTGGAGATCATATAACCAAAGAGCATATATTTGTATACTGGCTTGCACCAATTGA